One Phoenix dactylifera cultivar Barhee BC4 chromosome 8, palm_55x_up_171113_PBpolish2nd_filt_p, whole genome shotgun sequence genomic window carries:
- the LOC103722731 gene encoding 1,2-dihydroxy-3-keto-5-methylthiopentene dioxygenase 1-like produces the protein MALEAWLIDESDEDQRLPHHRNPKEFVTLSKLEELGVLYWHLDPRDFENDELKKIRESRGYNYMDLLELCPGKVENYEEKLKNFY, from the exons ATGGCTTTGGAG GCCTGGTTAATAGATGAGAGCGACGAGGACCAGAGGCTTCCACACCATCGGAACCCTAAAGAGTTTGTAACCCTGAGCAAGCTTGAAG AGCTTGGAGTTTTATATTGGCATTTGGATCCCCGAGACTTTGAGAATGATGAACTGAAGAAAATTCGAGAAAGCAGAGGATACAACTATATG GACCTTCTGGAGTTATGCCCTGGAAAAGTTGAGAACTATGAGGAGAAATTGAAGAACTTCTACTGA